One Pomacea canaliculata isolate SZHN2017 linkage group LG9, ASM307304v1, whole genome shotgun sequence DNA segment encodes these proteins:
- the LOC112571876 gene encoding ATP synthase subunit gamma, mitochondrial-like, translating into MEALLARTVPVLTPQWTQVRSMATLKDIRVRLKSVTNIQKITKSMKMVSAAKYAKAERELRPARPFGSGAKAFFEKAELNQDKSQPNQLIIVLSSDRGLCGGIHSGLSRELRNLVNAKPAGTDTKFVVLGDKARGILQRTFKDKFLLSFNDYGRKPPTFADAALVANAVLDQDYKFDYASLYFNTFRSVVSYRVTEQPIFSRDQIAAAGKINLYDSIDEEVLRSFNEYALASLIYYGMKEGACSEQSSRMTAMEAASKNAGEMIGRLTLTFNRTRQAVITKELIEIISGAAAI; encoded by the exons ATGGAGGCGCTTCTGGCTAGAACCGTGCCAGTTCTCACACCACAATG gacCCAGGTGCGCAGCATGGCAACACTCAAAGACa TTCGTGTGCGCCTTAAATCGGTCACAAACATCCAAAAGATTACCAAGTCTATGAAGATGGTGTCAGCAGCAAAGTATGCAAAGGCTGAGAGAGAGCTTCGCCCTGCACGGCCTTTTGGTTCTGGGGCTAAAg CATTTTTTGAAAAGGCAGAACTTAACCAGGACAAAAGTCAGCCCAATCAGCTTATAATTGTGCTGTCTTCTGACCGTGGTCTGTGTGGTGGCATTCATTCAGGCCTTTCCCGTGAACTTCGCAACTTGGTAAATGCTAAACCTGCAGGGACAGATACTAAATTTGTCGTCCTTGGTGATAAAGCCAGAGGCATTTTGCAGCG GACATTTAAAGATAAGTTTCTGTTGTCCTTTAATGACTATGGCCGCAAGCCACCAACATTTGCTGATGCAGCTTTGGTTGCCAATGCTGTGCTAGATCAGGACTACAAGTTTGATTATGCAAGTCTCTACTTCAACACCTTCAG ATCTGTGGTATCCTATAGAGTGACCGAGCAGCCCATCTTCTCCCGAGATCAGATTGCAGCTGCGGGAAAGATAAACTTGTATGACAGCATAGATGAAGAGGTTTTGCGCAGTTTCAATGAGTATGCGTTGGCCTCACTTATCTATTATGGCATGAAGGAAGGTGCCTGCAGTGAACAGAGTTCTCGTATGACAGCTATGGAAGCTGCAAGCAAAAATGCTG GAGAGATGATTGGCAGACTGACTCTGACCTTCAACAGAACAAGACAGGCTGTCATCACCAAGGAACTGATTGAAATCATTTCCGGTGCTGCTGCTATATGA
- the LOC112571875 gene encoding nucleolar protein 8-like: MGEVDKRLFIGNLCHDISQQDLKEKFSRFGVVHSVQIKTRKNDTDADMKTFAYLNLCADENGFKKCFSAYNNTLWKGKHLKLQYAKENFLNRLEEERKKQADESSKNDGSHPSKQGAASSPASVDLSNRKAVPGILVDEHGKWVVGKYGQVLPVLRVKNPKSGKIVTLDPSKTTHAVKKIKTDISENDSMQTGDLSKLTWHMDIEDSEITKKRKGEFPKWEDPKKPRSLYSATGRKNNNVDKSSAEEEFEIVGTSCRTGLSWKQGDISDGNDSAGSADTDEIISQSFRQSKIQQASGKSTNKKLLKKDDKKHRKNKCDENDAGPINCDIGTIQIRETSPLGRYESSRPAQHTKTVASTLRDGVDEPVQTQQSTNQILVKEPRGRKQRNLVKTPEFRGLGMLSDSEETDSLIPVKDGDMKTKKQTSQKTVSHRFQTSSKNSPGGIDADLGTDPVSVKEDKFSQVVFNSPECQFPRTQETKTKIKPLNPETSSKEFQNTDNKFDSDASHSDGTDDILPTSTNLKRIITKNASGKKFVGEEQVSLNEYRDGFTSALESVEEPFKRSGSGHLDSDDSDLDSNDFELVAKKMAEIVYRQQKSSEISPKKRQKSAGFSSIHSVKSHNSLLEKQNASKKGSLELAPAVSIINQKTPLFSSSTDKNNSTAFTESHCGRAQEVDNQRRVEGIKNRMNEKSKQQNIIRKALQNMDKPASKKFSDSDEEEATLSPVKKTFQEQKLKHLFSSDETSDEDNDADYVFRIRPQYEGKSGKELMALESRYGGDNRFKLTESFMDIPEASDKGAAEVDEEAELKEKEKATSFKILEQVLGHKVKRRNPKDKVFVDMNTVRYIPGTENSKHLEVKEVNKEKQNLKKKESKEKENCCSANQNEDVAKIQTETQASEDQKAQFFEVAEDLKEMIDHSTFKLSQIWENKPLNDDGSEDSADEERPSPTSADEKKASPTSADEERPSPPSAVTRLTALSETFAAQDTFFFDFSDPRLEAGVKFFQCHNYEETVDKWTQQRPYLIELYKQRHKRFLRRASKDKRLTKRTGKK, translated from the exons ATGGGGGAGGTTGATAAAAGGCTATTTATTGGTAACCTTTGTCATGATATTTCACAGCAGGACCTCAAGGAAAAGTTTTCTCGCTTTGGTGTTGTACACAGTGTACAGATTAAGACTCGCAAAAATGATACAG aTGCTGACATGAAGACCTTTGCTTATTTAAACTTGTGTGCAgatgaaaatggttttaaaaaat GTTTTTCTGCTTACAACAACACATTATGGAAAGGAAAACATCTTAAACTGCAGTATGCAaaggaaaactttttaaatcG GCtagaggaggaaagaaagaagcaagcTGATGAGTCATCTAAAAACGATGGCAGCCATCCCAGCAAGCAAGGGGCAGCATCCAGTCCAGCATCTGTAGATCTGAGCAACAGAAAAGCTGTCCCAGGCATACTTGTTGATGAGCATGGA AAATGGGTAGTTGGCAAATATGGTCAAGTTTTGCCTGTCCTGCGTGTCAAAAACCCAAAGTCAGGAAAG ATTGTTACATTGGACCCATCAAAGACAACTCATGCTGTCAAAAAAATCAAGACAGACATTTCTGAGAATGACAGCATGCAAACTGGGGACCTTTCGAAACTCACATGGCACATGGATATTGAAGATTcagaaatcacaaaaaaacGAAAGGGAGAATTCCCTAAATGGGAAGATCCAAAAAAACCACGGTCCCTTTATTCTGCTACAGGTCGtaagaataataatgttgataagAGTTCAGCAGAAGAGGAATTTGAGATTGTTGGAACCTCATGTAGAACAGGGCTAAGTTGGAAACAAGGTGATATTTCAGACGGAAATGATTCCGCGGGATCAGCAGACACTGATGAGATCATTTCACAGTCATTTAGACAAAGCAAAATACAACAGGCTTCTGGAAAATCTACAAACAAGaagcttttaaagaaagatgacaaaaagcacagaaagaacaaatgtGATGAAAATGATGCAGGCCCCATCAACTGTGACATTGGTACCATACAGATTAGAGAGACAAGTCCACTTGGGAGGTATGAGTCTAGCAGACCAGCGCAACATACAAAAACAGTTGCTTCTACTCTCAGAGATGGAGTTGATGAACCAGTACAGACACAACAGTCCACGAACCAGATTTTAGTGAAAGAACCTAGgggaaggaaacaaagaaatcttGTGAAAACCCCCGAGTTTAGAGGACTTGGTATGTTGTCAGACAGTGAGGAAACTGATTCCTTGATCCCAGTAAAAGATGGTGacatgaagacaaagaaacaaacatctcAAAAAACTGTGTCACACAGATTTCAGACTAGTAGCAAGAATTCACCAGGAGGAATTGATGCAGACCTGGGAACAGACCCTGTGTCTGTTAAAGAAGACAAGTTCAGTCAGGTTGTCTTTAATTCTCCAGAATGCCAGTTTCCACGAACTCAGGAAACAAAGACTAAAATCAAACCACTTAACCCAGAAACTTCAAGCAAAGAATTTCAGAATACAGATAATAAATTTGATTCAGATGCTTCTCACAGCGATGGTACAGATGACATTCTGCCTACATCAACCAACCTTAAAAGAATCATCACTAAAAATGCCTCTGGAAAGAAATTCGTTGGTGAAGAACAGGTGTCCTTGAATGAATATAGAGATGGTTTCACATCCGCACTGGAGTCAGTAGAAGAGCCTTTCAAAAGATCAGGGTCTGGTCATCTTGACAGTGATGATAGTGATCTAGACAGCAATGACTTTGAGCTTGTAGCCAAAAAAATGGCTGAAATAGTCTATAGGCAGCAGAAGTCGAGTGAAATCTCACcaaagaaaaggcaaaagtctGCTGGTTTCTCCTCAATACACTCAGTAAAAAGCCACAACAGTTTACTTGAGAAACAAAATGCTTCTAAGAAAGGTTCGCTTGAACTTGCACCTGCTGTTAGTATTATCAATCAGAAAACCCCATTATTCTCTTCTAGCACTGACAAGAATAATTCAACAGCT TTCACTGAAAGTCATTGTGGAAGAGCCCAGGAAGTTGACAACCAGAGGAGAGTGGAAGGGATAAAAAACCGGATGAacgaaaaaagcaaacaacaaaatatcatcaGAAAGGCTTTGCAGAATATG gaCAAGCCTGCCTCAAAGAAGTTTTCTGATTCAGATGAAGAAGAGGCTACTCTATCTCCTGTTAAGAAAACCTTT CAAGAACAGAAGCTGAAGCACCTTTTTTCGTCAGATGAGACAAGCGATGAGGACAACGATGCTGACTATGTCTTTCGTATAAGACCACAGTACGAAGGAAAGAGTGGCAAAGAG cTCATGGCCCTAGAGTCTAGATATGGAGGAGACAATCGCTTCAAACTGACTGAGAGCTTTATGGATATCCCAGAGGCCAGTGACAAAG GAGCAGCGGAAGTTGATGAAGAAGCAGAATtaaaggaaaaggagaaagcGACATCCTTCAAAATTTTAGAACAGGTTCTGGGCcacaaagtaaaaagaagaaatccaaAGGATAAGGTTTTTGT AGACATGAATACTGTGCGATACATCCCAGGCACAGAGAATTCCAAACACTTGGAAGTGAAGGAGGttaataaagagaaacaaaacttgAA aaagaaagaatcaaaagaaaaagaaaattgctgtTCAGCAAACCAAAATGAGGATGTTGCAAAAATTCAAACAGAAACACAGGCAAGTGAAGATCAGAAGGCACAATTTTTTGAAGTGGCTGAAGACCTAAAGGAGATGATAGATCATTCAACCTTTAAACTCAGCCAAATTTGGGAAAACAAACCTTTGAACG ATGATGGAAGTGAAGACAGTGCAGATGAGGAAAGACCTTCACCCACCAGTGCAGATGAGAAAAAAGCTTCACCCACCAGTGCAGATGAGGAGAGACCTTCACCCCCTAGTGCAGTGACTAG GTTAACAGCTTTGAGTGAAACATTTGCTGCCCAagatacatttttctttgacttcaGTGATCCACGACTGGAAG CGGGCGTGAAATTCTTCCAATGTCACAATTATGAAGAGACTGTGGACAAGTGGACTCAGCAAAGGCCTTATCTAATAGAG TTATACAAGCAACGGCACAAGCGCTTCCTGCGAAGGGCaagcaaagataaaagactGACAAAGCGTACAGGAAAAAAATAG